A part of Mucilaginibacter defluvii genomic DNA contains:
- a CDS encoding DUF3341 domain-containing protein, translated as MSSTKFILGHFDDPDDMMHGIEKLQKNSIPIYDVYTPMPIHGIEAKLGVKESRLGYAAFCFGCLGASVIFSIVYYTLVHDWPMNIGGKPNFPMPVFVPFTFEWTILWTAFGMVFTFFAATHLFPGRAPRVMDFRATDDRFIIAVDAKGNIPHEDITNLLKEAGAVEIKHNERKYVSYE; from the coding sequence ATGAGCAGCACTAAATTTATATTAGGTCATTTTGACGATCCGGATGATATGATGCACGGGATCGAGAAGCTACAAAAAAACAGCATCCCTATTTATGATGTGTATACGCCTATGCCTATACACGGCATCGAAGCTAAACTGGGTGTAAAAGAGTCACGCTTGGGTTATGCAGCATTTTGCTTTGGCTGCCTGGGTGCCTCGGTGATATTCAGCATTGTTTATTATACTTTGGTGCATGACTGGCCGATGAACATTGGCGGTAAGCCAAACTTCCCGATGCCGGTTTTTGTACCGTTCACTTTCGAGTGGACTATTCTTTGGACCGCGTTTGGTATGGTGTTTACTTTTTTTGCTGCTACACACCTGTTCCCGGGCCGCGCTCCGCGTGTAATGGACTTCCGTGCTACTGATGACCGTTTTATCATCGCCGTTGACGCTAAGGGTAACATTCCGCACGAGGATATCACCAATTTATTAAAAGAAGCTGGAGCTGTTGAAATTAAGCATAACGAAAGGAAGTATGTTAGCTATGAATAA
- the nrfD gene encoding NrfD/PsrC family molybdoenzyme membrane anchor subunit, which produces MASHSESIIREPLITGKNITYAQITNEVLLPVENKPNKAWWIGFVVSVLGALLWVVSISLTFWYGLGEWGLNKTVGWAWDITGFVWWVGIGHAGTLISAVLLLFRQNWRNSINRSAEAMTIFAVVCAATYIVAHMGRPWLAYFTLPLPNQYVLWVNWNSALMMDVFAISTYFSVSLVFWYTGLLPDIASIRDRAVPGLRRRIYSILSFGWTGSVKTWQRFETVSLILAGISTPLVLSVHTIVSFDFATSLEPGWHTTIFPPYFVAGAIFSGFAMVQTLLLVTRKVLGLENYITMFHIESMNKIITLTGSIVGVAYLTEFFIAWYSGVEYEQYAFINRATGPYWWAYWSMMSCNVISPQLFWFKKLRTSIPFSWALSIVVNIGMWFERFVIIVTSLHRDYIPSSWVMFYPSWVDVGVFIGSIGLFFTLFLLFIRFLPSVAMAEVKLLLKSSSEQAKKKLIAEGHLDPEQVKDYTDALKKYDSVDLADYQTIK; this is translated from the coding sequence ATGGCATCTCACAGTGAATCAATAATCAGGGAACCATTAATTACGGGCAAGAATATTACCTATGCCCAGATAACTAATGAGGTTTTACTCCCTGTAGAAAATAAGCCAAACAAAGCCTGGTGGATAGGTTTCGTGGTATCAGTATTAGGTGCTTTGCTTTGGGTAGTTAGTATAAGCCTTACATTTTGGTATGGTTTAGGCGAGTGGGGCCTTAACAAAACCGTAGGTTGGGCTTGGGACATTACCGGCTTCGTATGGTGGGTAGGTATCGGCCACGCCGGTACGCTTATCTCGGCGGTATTGTTACTGTTCCGTCAAAACTGGCGTAACTCCATTAACCGCTCTGCTGAGGCGATGACCATCTTCGCGGTAGTTTGCGCCGCTACTTATATCGTAGCGCACATGGGCCGCCCCTGGTTAGCTTACTTTACTTTGCCGCTGCCAAACCAGTATGTGCTTTGGGTAAACTGGAACTCGGCGCTGATGATGGACGTATTCGCGATCTCAACTTATTTCTCGGTATCGTTAGTATTCTGGTACACCGGTCTATTACCTGATATCGCTTCAATCCGCGACCGTGCGGTACCCGGCCTTCGCCGTCGTATCTACTCGATATTGTCATTCGGCTGGACAGGTTCGGTAAAAACCTGGCAGCGTTTTGAAACCGTATCATTGATTCTTGCAGGTATATCAACGCCACTGGTACTTTCGGTACACACCATCGTATCATTTGACTTTGCTACTTCGCTTGAACCGGGATGGCACACCACCATCTTCCCGCCGTACTTCGTTGCGGGTGCGATTTTCTCTGGTTTCGCCATGGTACAAACCCTTTTGCTGGTTACCCGTAAAGTATTAGGCCTTGAAAATTATATCACGATGTTTCACATCGAGTCAATGAACAAGATCATTACTCTTACAGGTTCTATCGTAGGTGTGGCTTACTTAACCGAGTTCTTCATAGCCTGGTATTCAGGTGTTGAATATGAGCAATACGCTTTCATTAACCGTGCAACCGGTCCGTACTGGTGGGCTTACTGGAGCATGATGTCATGTAACGTAATCTCTCCGCAGCTGTTCTGGTTTAAAAAGCTGCGTACCAGCATTCCGTTCTCATGGGCACTTTCCATCGTAGTAAACATCGGTATGTGGTTTGAGCGTTTTGTGATCATCGTAACCTCATTGCACCGTGACTATATCCCGTCAAGCTGGGTAATGTTCTATCCAAGCTGGGTTGACGTAGGCGTGTTCATCGGTTCAATCGGTTTATTCTTCACTTTGTTCCTGTTGTTCATCCGCTTCCTGCCTTCAGTGGCTATGGCCGAGGTGAAACTGTTGCTGAAATCATCAAGTGAGCAGGCTAAGAAGAAACTGATTGCAGAAGGGCACCTTGATCCGGAGCAAGTGAAAGATTATACAGATGCGTTAAAGAAGTATGACAGTGTTGACCTGGCAGACTACCAAACAATAAAATAA